TGCACTTGATGCTATAACGCGCGAAGAAATGCAAGATGTATTTATTAATCTTTGGCAACAACAAAATGTTACGACTGTGCTTGTGACGCATTATGTAGAAGAAGCGTTGTATTTAGGGCAAAAAATAGTGGTTATGACTGCTACACCAGGGAAGGTTTATAAAATAATCGATAATCCATTATTTGCTGATAAAAATTTCCGCGATAGAGAAGAATTTGTACAGCTCAGTAAACAACTCAGAATTTATTTGAAAAAGGCAGGTAGAGAAAATGAAGCATAAATCTATTTATTTTTATATACCTGCAATAGTTTTTCTGCTCGCTTTATGGTATGTGATATCTCTTATAGTTCATTTGCCGATTATTCCATCACCGTATTTGGCGATAGAAAGGTTAATAGATATCTTCAGTGATACAATAGCGATACATGCTTTTTATAGTTTTTGGCGCATTGTAGCTGGTGTATTATTAGCGGTACTAATCGGTGTACCTATTGGAATTTTGATGGGATATACGAAAAAAGTAGATACAATTTTAGCACCACTTGTATATTTGACATATCCAATCCCTAAGATTGCACTTTTGCCAATTTTAATGTTATTATGTGGCATCGGTGAATTGCCTAAAATATTAATGATATTTTTAATCGTTATTTTTCAAGTACTTGTGGCACTACGCGATGGCATAAGTTCTATACCAAAAGAGATGTTTTATCCTTTATATACGTTAGGTGCTTCATTTAAAGATATTTTTTGTAAAATTCTTTGGCCAGCTGTTTTGCCAAATTTTATTACAGCTTTGCGTGTAGCTATGGGAACAGCAATATCTGTTTTATTTTTTACCGAAACATTCGGTACAAAATACGGTATGGGATATTTTATTATGGATGCTTGGCTACGTGTTAATTATTTAGATATGTATGCGGGAATAATAGTTTTAAGTTTAATGGGTT
The window above is part of the Megamonas hypermegale genome. Proteins encoded here:
- a CDS encoding ABC transporter permease, coding for MKHKSIYFYIPAIVFLLALWYVISLIVHLPIIPSPYLAIERLIDIFSDTIAIHAFYSFWRIVAGVLLAVLIGVPIGILMGYTKKVDTILAPLVYLTYPIPKIALLPILMLLCGIGELPKILMIFLIVIFQVLVALRDGISSIPKEMFYPLYTLGASFKDIFCKILWPAVLPNFITALRVAMGTAISVLFFTETFGTKYGMGYFIMDAWLRVNYLDMYAGIIVLSLMGLCLFGILDLCERYFCKWNR